The following proteins come from a genomic window of Phycodurus eques isolate BA_2022a chromosome 9, UOR_Pequ_1.1, whole genome shotgun sequence:
- the frmpd1b gene encoding uncharacterized protein frmpd1b isoform X4, protein MRDPTDLQQEDAFAFEYLFLQSVGDVLQERFAVEMKCNTALRLAALHMHERLDSCGWTRTSIKAITKEFGLDSFISPTLLSNMREKDLRKAITYHLKKIQALLEPRQKVISASQARLAYLTQLGELVSYGGRSYSATMMLQEREVSVSLLVGAKYGMSQVINHKLNVISTLVDFSSISRVELLSESDKVSLLRISLHDMKPFALLMDSLAAKDLACLLGGYCKLLVDPSLNIFRMGRPKVRVHRIAAEEGVCGKFTAVEGEFYESLSSYVSRCCSDSDESTDEDDPMDSQNYKHHDPASQDWEGRRREEGGKRKEEERQEREEDKCKQEVQIIVTTEGKEYGGEEERGATESRLRKVMTEERNPETTWYHTDLRVTSSFSSLSSSSLSAALEESSTALPRLDASYTRENTQTLDVHQPFLLEPERLQGPSRPTNLNYRVNDNSCLCFAELSRADFLSSPSGAASDDDEEEEEEEQGREVVRRISKIPSSRDLRMIDSTPFESAPIRKKKTPPKVPVRTSSIPGHKAGPAEQRLSKDEESLFQTPSPNPKPALLVKDNVSESEDEFFDAQERFTPPVPDLSDEELADQRNANRLSGTWNSLPAASGKVPASPLSNKVQTARNKKEVEELKRPTNTVNNLVSKLYSAEKTDFKVKPPLAPKPQLPPKPQIVPPKSPKHGKSYPHCNGDASGCLSSDLLEMEPDTMEFKSVTYGTGGLPLSKPLITAVRRNKQPLPVTSLHTREEQANRTQENRQYVVSKDKTYIPGKKDPFEETKSNGTTENPPNVPVIPHSNSGTKLSAPPPVPPKPTSPKILHPLSLASSSPVSPTDPNKSILKDVTNPTNGIHPWSSRNGSVQSGPRRVSVSHESLSPKNADASIATSLTLSSSKDVIGHDSREQRRSGSGSDLRSSSSSIGGRLSASVLRGKIQALPWYMTRSQEILGTLDYPSTSSINGDTSGFGSGLSVASGLSDTNKTPVKDNETVASKTGRRGNVFEDGAEVVIATIKEAEDVSSYLRKVNGINGSHPNLNFASNSAHNVSSEQPQSRTHSAVGMGGISNMQIGGDSPTSSLGDSTPPQQREACGCRTVYANCFSGDNEDGISFDEELTVYEFSRRTRPKTTRPPPVPSPTIPPPNPNILSLLKDNPRPLSTFSTASSELSPLVSCPVSPTTSLRGPLHSLTNKNYGGLKGGFASLRQDIDQLLLVLERTLPEQMQTNILSKQDGAGPDPNHNRSEGNTTLTACCTGCSPASMTEAERSFLQAEARRVASGCQRATRVGWAPDEALRSLSNSFGALVQLSAACMRTSPCASCDSCHNASVDDDSQEPMDKLKEIVGLYREFVGAVETAGTSAACKSVGLTGSGQSQGEGDGVRLLAKRCTVLISSVFALTQLFRTPTLDSADTPCGVPLNF, encoded by the exons CTTCAAGAAAGGGAGGTGTCAGTCAGCCTCTTGGTGGGAGCCAAGTATGGCATGAGTCAGGTCATCAACCACAAGCTCAATGTAATCTCTACATTGGTTGACTTCAGCAGCATCAGCCGCGTGGAGTTGCTTTCCGAGTCGGACAAAGTCAGTCTACTGCGCATCTCACTGCATGACATGAAG CCGTTTGCCTTACTGATGGACTCTCTGGCAGCCAAAGACCTAGCATGTCTGCTGGGAGGGTACTGCAAACTCCTGGTGGATCCGAGTCTCAATATCTTCCGAATGGGGCGCCCCAAAGTGAGGGTGCACCGCATTGCTGCTGAAGAAGGTGTGTGTGGGAAGTTCACCGCGGTAGAGGGCGAGTTCTATGAATCCCTATCAA GTTATGTGTCTCGCTGTTGTAGTGACTCAGATGAATCAACAGATGAGGATGACCCAATGGACTCTCAGAATTACAAACACCATGACCCAGCAAGTCAGGACTGGGAGGGAAGACggagggaggagggaggaaaGAGGAAAGAGGAGGAGAGACAAGAGAGGGAGGAGGACAAATGCAAACAGGAAGTGCAGATAATAGTGACAACAGAAGGTAAAGAATATGGGGGTGAAGAGGAACGAGGTGCTACAGAAAGCAGACTGCGTAAAGTGATGACTGAGGAACGGAATCCGGAGACCACCTGGTACCACACGGATTTACGGGTGACCAGCAGCTTTTCTAGCTTGTCTAGCAGCTCTTTGAGCGCTGCCCTAGAGGAGAGCAGTACTGCTCTCCCTCGTCTAGATGCGTCATACACGAGAGAGAATACCCAAACTTTGGATGTTCATCAACCCTTCCTTCTGGAACCAGAACGCCTCCAAGGCCCGTCAAGACCGACTAATCTCAATTACAGAGTCAATGACAactcttgtctttgttttgctgAACTATCTAGAGCTGATTTCCTCTCAAGCCCGTCGGGGGCTGctagtgatgatgatgaggaggaggaggaggaagaacagGGAAGGGAGGTAGTAAGACGCATTTCTAAGATCCCAAGTTCAAGAGATTTAAGAATGATTGACAGCACACCTTTCGAAAGTGCGCCCATTCGAAAAAAGAAAACCCCTCCCAAAGTCCCAGTACGAACCAGTTCCATTCCAGGCCACAAAGCAGGACCAGCTGAGCAGCGCCTCTCCAAGGATGAAGAGTCTCTTTTCCAAACTCCTTCCCCAAATCCCAAACCAGCTCTTTTGGTCAAAGACAATGTGTCAGAGTCTGAAGACGAGTTTTTTGATGCACAGGAGAGATTCACTCCACCAGTTCCAGATCTCTCAG ACGAAGAGCTGGCGGATCAGCGGAATGCTAATCGGTTGAGTGGAACATGGAATTCACTTCCAGCTGCTTCGGGAAAAGTACCAGCCTCACCCCTTTCCAATAAAGTGCAAACTGCTAGAAACAAGAAAGAAGTGGAGGAGCTCAAACGTCCCACAAATACAGTTAATAACCTTGTTAGTAAACTATATTCTGCAGAGAAAACTGATTTTAAGGTTAAACCACCATTGGCCCCTAAACCCCAGCTGCCTCCAAAACCTCAGATTGTTCCTCCTAAGTCTCCAAAGCATGGGAAATCATATCCCCACTGCAACGGGGATGCCTCTGGATGTCTGTCTTCTGACCTCTTGGAAATGGAGCCGGACACTATGGAATTCAAGTCGGTCACATATGGTACAGGAGGGTTGCCTCTGTCGAAGCCACTCATCACGGCAGTGCGAcgcaacaaacaaccattaccAGTCACATCACTACACACGAGGGAGGAACAGGCAAATAGGACACAAGAGAATAGACAATATGTCGTTTCCAAAGACAAAACATACATTCCTGGAAAAAAGGACCCTTTTGAAGAGACAAAAAGTAATGGGACTACAGAAAACCCACCAAATGTACCTGTTATCCCTCACTCAAATTCAGGTACGAAGTTATCTGCTCCCCCTCCAGTACCACCAAAACCCACTTCTCCAAAAATTCTCCATCCTTTATCATTAGCTTCTAGCTCTCCAGTCTCTCCGACAGATCCAAACAAAAGCATCCTTAAAGACGTCACAAATCCAACAAACGGTATACACCCCTGGAGCAGCCGCAATGGCAGTGTCCAGTCAGGACCAAGGAGGGTCTCTGTTAGCCACGAGAGCCTGTCACCCAAAAATGCAGATGCATCAATTGCCACCTCCCTCACTCTAAGCAGCTCCAAAGATGTTATTGGCCACGATAGTAGAGAACAACGAAGATCTGGGTCTGGCTCAGATCTTAGGAGTAGCTCTTCCAGCATTGGAGGAAGACTATCTGCCTCTGTTCTTAGGGGAAAGATCCAAGCGCTTCCCTGGTACATGACCCGCTCACAAGAGATTTTGGGGACTCTGGACTACCCCTCTACTAGCTCAATCAATGGCGATACATCTGGGTTTGGTTCAGGTTTGTCTGTAGCAAGTGGGCTGTCTGATACGAACAAGACCCCTGTGAAAGATAACGAAACAGTAGCCTCAAAAACAGGCAGGAGAGGCAATgtttttgaggatggagctgaGGTTGTCATAGCTACCATTAAGGAAGCAGAGGACGTGAGCTCATACTTGAGAAAGGTCAATGGGATAAATGGGTCACATCCAAATCTTAATTTTGCAAGCAACAGTGCACACAATGTTTCATCAGAGCAGCCTCAATCACGGACCCACTCAGCAGTGGGAATGGGAGGCATATCCAACATGCAGATTGGGGGAGACTCGCCAACGTCTTCCCTCGGAGACAGCACCCCTCCACAGCAGCGTGAGGCTTGTGGCTGCCGTACCGTTTACGCCAACTGTTTCAGCGGCGATAACGAGGACGGCATCAGCTTCGACGAGGAGCTGACTGTCTATGAGTTCTCCCGCCGCACGCGTCCCAAAACAACACGACCGCCTCCTGTCCCTTCACCCACCATACCCCCCCCAAATCCCAATATCCTGTCACTGCTGAAAGACAACCCTCGTCCACTCTCCACTTTCTCCACTGCCTCCTCTGAACTCAGTCCCTTGGTTTCATGTCCTGTGTCTCCGACAACCTCACTCCGGGGTCCCCTTCATTCCCTCACCAACAAGAACTACGGTGGCCTGAAAGGAGGTTTTGCCTCCCTGCGACAAGATATAGATCAGCTTTTGCTGGTCTTGGAGCGGACGCTACCTGAACAGATGCAAACAAACATCCTTTCAAAGCAGGATGGTGCCGGACCCGATCCCAATCACAATAGGAGTGAAGGCAACACTACGCTAACAGCATGTTGTACGGGATGCAGTCCTGCCAGTATGACAGAGGCTGAGAGGAGTTTTCTCCAAGCAGAGGCTCGACGAGTCGCATCCGGGTGTCAGCGGGCCACACGTGTAGGCTGGGCTCCCGATGAAGCCCTGCGGTCTTTATCAAACAGTTTTGGTGCGTTGGTTCAGCTATCGGCAGCATGCATGCGAACCAGTCCATGCGCTAGCTGTGACAGCTGCCATAACGCAAGCGTGGACGACGACAGCCAGGAGCCTATGGACAAGTTGAAAGAGATTGTGGGTCTGTACCGAGAATTTGTTGGGGCTGTTGAGACAGCTGGAACTAGTGCTGCGTGCAAGAGTGTGGGCCTCACTGGGTCTGGACAGAGCCAAGGAGAAGGTGATGGTGTGAGGCTGCTCGCCAAACGATGCACTGTACTCATCTCATCTGTGTTCGCGCTCACACAGCTCTTCCGGACACCCACATTAGACTCCGCTGATACTCCTTGTGGTGTACCCCTCAACTTTTAA
- the frmpd1b gene encoding uncharacterized protein frmpd1b isoform X5, giving the protein MREKDLRKAITYHLKKIQALLEPRQKVISASQARLAYLTQLGELVSYGGRSYSATMMLQEREVSVSLLVGAKYGMSQVINHKLNVISTLVDFSSISRVELLSESDKVSLLRISLHDMKPFALLMDSLAAKDLACLLGGYCKLLVDPSLNIFRMGRPKVRVHRIAAEEGVCGKFTAVEGEFYESLSSYVSRCCSDSDESTDEDDPMDSQNYKHHDPASQDWEGRRREEGGKRKEEERQEREEDKCKQEVQIIVTTEGKEYGGEEERGATESRLRKVMTEERNPETTWYHTDLRVTSSFSSLSSSSLSAALEESSTALPRLDASYTRENTQTLDVHQPFLLEPERLQGPSRPTNLNYRVNDNSCLCFAELSRADFLSSPSGAASDDDEEEEEEEQGREVVRRISKIPSSRDLRMIDSTPFESAPIRKKKTPPKVPVRTSSIPGHKAGPAEQRLSKDEESLFQTPSPNPKPALLVKDNVSESEDEFFDAQERFTPPVPDLSDEELADQRNANRLSGTWNSLPAASGKVPASPLSNKVQTARNKKEVEELKRPTNTVNNLVSKLYSAEKTDFKVKPPLAPKPQLPPKPQIVPPKSPKHGKSYPHCNGDASGCLSSDLLEMEPDTMEFKSVTYGTGGLPLSKPLITAVRRNKQPLPVTSLHTREEQANRTQENRQYVVSKDKTYIPGKKDPFEETKSNGTTENPPNVPVIPHSNSGTKLSAPPPVPPKPTSPKILHPLSLASSSPVSPTDPNKSILKDVTNPTNGIHPWSSRNGSVQSGPRRVSVSHESLSPKNADASIATSLTLSSSKDVIGHDSREQRRSGSGSDLRSSSSSIGGRLSASVLRGKIQALPWYMTRSQEILGTLDYPSTSSINGDTSGFGSGLSVASGLSDTNKTPVKDNETVASKTGRRGNVFEDGAEVVIATIKEAEDVSSYLRKVNGINGSHPNLNFASNSAHNVSSEQPQSRTHSAVGMGGISNMQIGGDSPTSSLGDSTPPQQREACGCRTVYANCFSGDNEDGISFDEELTVYEFSRRTRPKTTRPPPVPSPTIPPPNPNILSLLKDNPRPLSTFSTASSELSPLVSCPVSPTTSLRGPLHSLTNKNYGGLKGGFASLRQDIDQLLLVLERTLPEQMQTNILSKQDGAGPDPNHNRSEGNTTLTACCTGCSPASMTEAERSFLQAEARRVASGCQRATRVGWAPDEALRSLSNSFGALVQLSAACMRTSPCASCDSCHNASVDDDSQEPMDKLKEIVGLYREFVGAVETAGTSAACKSVGLTGSGQSQGEGDGVRLLAKRCTVLISSVFALTQLFRTPTLDSADTPCGVPLNF; this is encoded by the exons CTTCAAGAAAGGGAGGTGTCAGTCAGCCTCTTGGTGGGAGCCAAGTATGGCATGAGTCAGGTCATCAACCACAAGCTCAATGTAATCTCTACATTGGTTGACTTCAGCAGCATCAGCCGCGTGGAGTTGCTTTCCGAGTCGGACAAAGTCAGTCTACTGCGCATCTCACTGCATGACATGAAG CCGTTTGCCTTACTGATGGACTCTCTGGCAGCCAAAGACCTAGCATGTCTGCTGGGAGGGTACTGCAAACTCCTGGTGGATCCGAGTCTCAATATCTTCCGAATGGGGCGCCCCAAAGTGAGGGTGCACCGCATTGCTGCTGAAGAAGGTGTGTGTGGGAAGTTCACCGCGGTAGAGGGCGAGTTCTATGAATCCCTATCAA GTTATGTGTCTCGCTGTTGTAGTGACTCAGATGAATCAACAGATGAGGATGACCCAATGGACTCTCAGAATTACAAACACCATGACCCAGCAAGTCAGGACTGGGAGGGAAGACggagggaggagggaggaaaGAGGAAAGAGGAGGAGAGACAAGAGAGGGAGGAGGACAAATGCAAACAGGAAGTGCAGATAATAGTGACAACAGAAGGTAAAGAATATGGGGGTGAAGAGGAACGAGGTGCTACAGAAAGCAGACTGCGTAAAGTGATGACTGAGGAACGGAATCCGGAGACCACCTGGTACCACACGGATTTACGGGTGACCAGCAGCTTTTCTAGCTTGTCTAGCAGCTCTTTGAGCGCTGCCCTAGAGGAGAGCAGTACTGCTCTCCCTCGTCTAGATGCGTCATACACGAGAGAGAATACCCAAACTTTGGATGTTCATCAACCCTTCCTTCTGGAACCAGAACGCCTCCAAGGCCCGTCAAGACCGACTAATCTCAATTACAGAGTCAATGACAactcttgtctttgttttgctgAACTATCTAGAGCTGATTTCCTCTCAAGCCCGTCGGGGGCTGctagtgatgatgatgaggaggaggaggaggaagaacagGGAAGGGAGGTAGTAAGACGCATTTCTAAGATCCCAAGTTCAAGAGATTTAAGAATGATTGACAGCACACCTTTCGAAAGTGCGCCCATTCGAAAAAAGAAAACCCCTCCCAAAGTCCCAGTACGAACCAGTTCCATTCCAGGCCACAAAGCAGGACCAGCTGAGCAGCGCCTCTCCAAGGATGAAGAGTCTCTTTTCCAAACTCCTTCCCCAAATCCCAAACCAGCTCTTTTGGTCAAAGACAATGTGTCAGAGTCTGAAGACGAGTTTTTTGATGCACAGGAGAGATTCACTCCACCAGTTCCAGATCTCTCAG ACGAAGAGCTGGCGGATCAGCGGAATGCTAATCGGTTGAGTGGAACATGGAATTCACTTCCAGCTGCTTCGGGAAAAGTACCAGCCTCACCCCTTTCCAATAAAGTGCAAACTGCTAGAAACAAGAAAGAAGTGGAGGAGCTCAAACGTCCCACAAATACAGTTAATAACCTTGTTAGTAAACTATATTCTGCAGAGAAAACTGATTTTAAGGTTAAACCACCATTGGCCCCTAAACCCCAGCTGCCTCCAAAACCTCAGATTGTTCCTCCTAAGTCTCCAAAGCATGGGAAATCATATCCCCACTGCAACGGGGATGCCTCTGGATGTCTGTCTTCTGACCTCTTGGAAATGGAGCCGGACACTATGGAATTCAAGTCGGTCACATATGGTACAGGAGGGTTGCCTCTGTCGAAGCCACTCATCACGGCAGTGCGAcgcaacaaacaaccattaccAGTCACATCACTACACACGAGGGAGGAACAGGCAAATAGGACACAAGAGAATAGACAATATGTCGTTTCCAAAGACAAAACATACATTCCTGGAAAAAAGGACCCTTTTGAAGAGACAAAAAGTAATGGGACTACAGAAAACCCACCAAATGTACCTGTTATCCCTCACTCAAATTCAGGTACGAAGTTATCTGCTCCCCCTCCAGTACCACCAAAACCCACTTCTCCAAAAATTCTCCATCCTTTATCATTAGCTTCTAGCTCTCCAGTCTCTCCGACAGATCCAAACAAAAGCATCCTTAAAGACGTCACAAATCCAACAAACGGTATACACCCCTGGAGCAGCCGCAATGGCAGTGTCCAGTCAGGACCAAGGAGGGTCTCTGTTAGCCACGAGAGCCTGTCACCCAAAAATGCAGATGCATCAATTGCCACCTCCCTCACTCTAAGCAGCTCCAAAGATGTTATTGGCCACGATAGTAGAGAACAACGAAGATCTGGGTCTGGCTCAGATCTTAGGAGTAGCTCTTCCAGCATTGGAGGAAGACTATCTGCCTCTGTTCTTAGGGGAAAGATCCAAGCGCTTCCCTGGTACATGACCCGCTCACAAGAGATTTTGGGGACTCTGGACTACCCCTCTACTAGCTCAATCAATGGCGATACATCTGGGTTTGGTTCAGGTTTGTCTGTAGCAAGTGGGCTGTCTGATACGAACAAGACCCCTGTGAAAGATAACGAAACAGTAGCCTCAAAAACAGGCAGGAGAGGCAATgtttttgaggatggagctgaGGTTGTCATAGCTACCATTAAGGAAGCAGAGGACGTGAGCTCATACTTGAGAAAGGTCAATGGGATAAATGGGTCACATCCAAATCTTAATTTTGCAAGCAACAGTGCACACAATGTTTCATCAGAGCAGCCTCAATCACGGACCCACTCAGCAGTGGGAATGGGAGGCATATCCAACATGCAGATTGGGGGAGACTCGCCAACGTCTTCCCTCGGAGACAGCACCCCTCCACAGCAGCGTGAGGCTTGTGGCTGCCGTACCGTTTACGCCAACTGTTTCAGCGGCGATAACGAGGACGGCATCAGCTTCGACGAGGAGCTGACTGTCTATGAGTTCTCCCGCCGCACGCGTCCCAAAACAACACGACCGCCTCCTGTCCCTTCACCCACCATACCCCCCCCAAATCCCAATATCCTGTCACTGCTGAAAGACAACCCTCGTCCACTCTCCACTTTCTCCACTGCCTCCTCTGAACTCAGTCCCTTGGTTTCATGTCCTGTGTCTCCGACAACCTCACTCCGGGGTCCCCTTCATTCCCTCACCAACAAGAACTACGGTGGCCTGAAAGGAGGTTTTGCCTCCCTGCGACAAGATATAGATCAGCTTTTGCTGGTCTTGGAGCGGACGCTACCTGAACAGATGCAAACAAACATCCTTTCAAAGCAGGATGGTGCCGGACCCGATCCCAATCACAATAGGAGTGAAGGCAACACTACGCTAACAGCATGTTGTACGGGATGCAGTCCTGCCAGTATGACAGAGGCTGAGAGGAGTTTTCTCCAAGCAGAGGCTCGACGAGTCGCATCCGGGTGTCAGCGGGCCACACGTGTAGGCTGGGCTCCCGATGAAGCCCTGCGGTCTTTATCAAACAGTTTTGGTGCGTTGGTTCAGCTATCGGCAGCATGCATGCGAACCAGTCCATGCGCTAGCTGTGACAGCTGCCATAACGCAAGCGTGGACGACGACAGCCAGGAGCCTATGGACAAGTTGAAAGAGATTGTGGGTCTGTACCGAGAATTTGTTGGGGCTGTTGAGACAGCTGGAACTAGTGCTGCGTGCAAGAGTGTGGGCCTCACTGGGTCTGGACAGAGCCAAGGAGAAGGTGATGGTGTGAGGCTGCTCGCCAAACGATGCACTGTACTCATCTCATCTGTGTTCGCGCTCACACAGCTCTTCCGGACACCCACATTAGACTCCGCTGATACTCCTTGTGGTGTACCCCTCAACTTTTAA